One part of the Bacteroidetes Order II. bacterium genome encodes these proteins:
- a CDS encoding glycosyl hydrolase, with product MKLTCIMLFLSVLVLPAQKRNNKSEPAPVLLPKSEVVLDTSYLSTKRFRNIGPFRGGRSAAVTGIPGKPYTFLFGSVGGGVWQTKDAGQTWRSLSDGFFGGSIGAVAVSEWDQNVVYVGGGEKTVRGNVSYGLGMWKSIDAGKTWQHIGLSDSRHITRIRIHPKNPDLLYVSALGHLFGPNEQRGVFRSKDGGKTWERILFVSPDAGAVDLVMDPSNPRVLYASTWQVKRTPYSLESGGAGSGLWKSSDGGDTWQNISRANGLPKGLLGIIGVTVSPANPERLWAIVEAEDGGVFRSDDAGKNWRKLNSDRNLRQRAWYYTRIYADPMNEDQVYVLNVGFWRSKDGGRTYSEINTPHSDHHDLWIDPNDPLRMIIGDDGGAQVSVDGGENWSTYHNQPTAQFYRVTTDDHFPYRIYGAQQDNSTVRIVHRSDGFGITERDWEETAGGESGHIAIDPRDNDIVYGGSYGGFLTRKNHRTGEERDINPWPDNPMGHGAGDLKYRFQWNFPLLYSRHSPKTLYAAAQVLFKTENEGQTWEPISGDLTRNDPQTLGPSGGPITKDNTSVEYYGTIFAVAEGLEPGVIWTGSDDGLIHITRDGGKTWKSVTPPPNILPEWAQINSIEPHPTNPGGLYVAATRYKSDDSKPYLLRTTDYGMSWTLITKGIDPGHFTRVIRADAARPGLLFAGTEFGLYASIDDGQQWFSFQKNLPIVPITDITIKNKDLILATQGRSFWVMDDLTLLHQLTSEVSAKPVVLFKTRPTYRMGGGGGRSSLTVGENPINGVQLSYYFKQVPDSAAVKLKLIGRDGKTIRTYSPKGKPETRMSLKKGMNTFVWNMRYPEAERFDGLILWAGGTQGPKAPPGTYEARLFVGKDSLSVPFEILKDPRVQATQADLEAQFEFLVRVRDDLSTIHRSIKQIRVIRDAIKRVSGGDAAIKTAGDSLVRAMTAIEEALYQTKNQSGQDPLNYPIKLNNRLSALASSVGSAEARPTDQAVAVYALLKPLIAEQLERWKTIKETDIPSFNQLVASKNIPAVKMD from the coding sequence ATGAAGTTAACCTGTATTATGTTGTTCTTATCCGTACTGGTATTGCCCGCCCAAAAAAGAAATAACAAATCGGAGCCAGCACCCGTGCTACTCCCTAAGTCCGAGGTGGTGCTGGATACGTCCTATTTGAGCACCAAACGGTTTAGAAATATCGGCCCATTTCGAGGAGGGCGTTCTGCGGCAGTGACGGGCATTCCGGGCAAACCCTACACCTTCCTCTTTGGAAGTGTCGGTGGTGGTGTTTGGCAAACGAAGGACGCAGGACAGACATGGCGGAGCCTCTCGGATGGTTTTTTCGGCGGTTCTATTGGTGCCGTAGCCGTAAGTGAATGGGATCAAAATGTGGTGTACGTGGGCGGTGGCGAAAAAACCGTGCGTGGCAATGTGTCTTATGGTTTGGGCATGTGGAAGTCCATAGATGCTGGAAAAACCTGGCAACACATCGGCTTATCCGATTCTCGGCACATCACCCGCATACGGATTCATCCTAAAAACCCTGATTTATTGTATGTTTCAGCGTTGGGGCATTTGTTTGGCCCAAACGAACAACGGGGCGTTTTTAGGAGCAAAGACGGAGGCAAAACGTGGGAGCGCATCCTATTTGTAAGCCCAGATGCTGGAGCGGTAGATTTGGTAATGGATCCATCCAATCCGCGTGTGTTGTATGCAAGTACATGGCAGGTTAAACGCACGCCTTATAGTTTAGAGAGTGGTGGTGCAGGATCGGGACTTTGGAAGTCTTCGGATGGTGGAGACACTTGGCAAAATATTTCTCGTGCCAATGGCCTACCTAAAGGTCTGCTTGGTATTATTGGCGTCACGGTCTCTCCCGCCAATCCAGAACGGTTGTGGGCTATCGTAGAAGCCGAAGATGGTGGGGTGTTTAGGTCGGATGATGCCGGGAAAAACTGGCGGAAACTTAATAGCGACCGCAACTTGCGGCAACGGGCTTGGTATTATACCCGAATCTATGCCGATCCTATGAATGAAGACCAAGTCTATGTGTTGAATGTGGGTTTTTGGCGCTCTAAAGATGGTGGAAGAACATATTCCGAAATTAATACCCCGCATAGTGACCACCACGACTTGTGGATTGATCCTAACGATCCGCTTCGGATGATCATTGGGGATGATGGCGGGGCACAAGTTTCGGTGGATGGCGGCGAGAACTGGAGTACCTATCACAACCAACCAACGGCTCAGTTTTATCGGGTGACGACCGACGATCACTTCCCGTACCGCATCTATGGCGCACAGCAAGACAATTCCACCGTTCGCATTGTACACCGGAGCGATGGTTTTGGCATTACCGAGCGGGACTGGGAAGAAACCGCTGGTGGGGAAAGCGGACACATTGCGATAGATCCACGAGACAACGATATTGTCTATGGCGGGTCATATGGTGGATTTCTGACACGCAAAAATCATCGGACAGGCGAGGAAAGAGACATCAATCCTTGGCCAGATAATCCGATGGGGCATGGCGCGGGAGACCTGAAATATCGGTTCCAATGGAATTTTCCGTTGCTCTATTCGCGCCACTCCCCTAAAACCCTTTATGCAGCCGCACAAGTTTTGTTCAAAACCGAAAACGAAGGACAAACATGGGAGCCAATCAGCGGTGACTTAACCCGCAATGATCCCCAAACACTCGGTCCATCTGGCGGCCCTATCACAAAAGACAACACCAGTGTGGAATACTACGGAACCATTTTTGCCGTTGCCGAGGGTTTGGAACCGGGTGTTATTTGGACAGGATCGGATGATGGGTTGATTCATATTACCCGCGATGGGGGCAAAACCTGGAAGTCGGTAACGCCGCCACCTAATATCTTACCGGAGTGGGCGCAGATCAATAGTATAGAGCCGCACCCCACCAATCCGGGGGGGCTTTATGTGGCAGCCACGCGATATAAGTCTGACGATAGCAAGCCCTATCTGTTGCGTACCACCGATTATGGCATGTCTTGGACACTCATAACCAAAGGTATAGACCCCGGACACTTCACGCGGGTCATCCGAGCCGATGCCGCACGGCCGGGTCTATTATTTGCCGGAACGGAATTTGGGTTGTATGCATCCATAGATGACGGTCAACAATGGTTTTCATTCCAGAAGAATTTACCAATAGTACCAATTACCGATATAACGATTAAAAACAAGGATTTAATTTTGGCTACTCAAGGCCGTTCTTTCTGGGTAATGGACGATTTGACCCTACTACATCAACTTACTTCCGAAGTTTCAGCAAAGCCCGTAGTACTCTTTAAGACGCGGCCAACTTATCGGATGGGTGGCGGTGGCGGACGTAGTTCGCTGACTGTTGGGGAAAATCCGATAAATGGGGTACAACTTTCGTATTATTTCAAACAAGTACCAGATAGCGCTGCTGTAAAGTTAAAACTCATTGGGCGCGATGGTAAAACGATTCGTACTTATTCACCCAAAGGCAAACCCGAAACCCGTATGTCCCTCAAAAAAGGGATGAACACCTTTGTATGGAATATGCGATACCCCGAAGCCGAGCGGTTCGACGGGTTGATTTTGTGGGCGGGTGGCACACAAGGCCCTAAAGCACCGCCCGGAACCTACGAAGCCCGCCTCTTTGTTGGGAAAGATTCCCTTTCGGTTCCGTTTGAGATACTAAAAGATCCCCGTGTACAGGCTACTCAAGCGGACTTGGAAGCACAATTTGAATTTTTGGTACGAGTTCGGGATGATCTTTCGACCATTCACCGTAGCATAAAACAAATTCGTGTCATTCGTGACGCCATCAAAAGGGTTTCGGGGGGGGATGCAGCCATTAAAACTGCCGGAGACTCCTTGGTACGTGCAATGACCGCTATTGAGGAGGCTTTGTATCAAACCAAAAACCAAAGTGGCCAAGACCCGCTTAATTACCCCATTAAACTCAATAACCGCCTGAGTGCTTTGGCATCATCCGTAGGTTCTGCCGAAGCGCGGCCCACGGATCAAGCGGTGGCTGTTTATGCCTTGCTAAAGCCGTTGATCGCAGAACAATTGGAAAGGTGGAAGACGATTAAGGAAACCGATATTCCGTCTTTTAACCAGCTGGTGGCGTCAAAAAACATCCCAGCCGTTAAAATGGACTGA
- a CDS encoding AGE family epimerase/isomerase — protein MTPETITHYRQKFEKELFDHVVPFWLKHSPDEANGGFFNCLDRDGKVYDTRKHIWLQGRETWMFSKLYNDVAPKSEWLHMADLGAKFLREKAIQPDGRVYFSMTADGKPVYLQRKIFSECFYIMALAEYSRATKRPEILEEAREELEKVWDWAFDWTKVGRPVYEGATPMRMLAVPMILLNLIEEVAGNDIAPFMPKIEACISQMRLHIHEEVQTVFENVAPDGSRVDSPDGRLLNPGHAIEAGWFLQHWAQRLERPELQDVAIQMVRWSHDAGWDHEYGGLYYFLDAEGYSPMALEWNMKLWWPHCEAMYAHLLNYSLTGAVEDLKRFEETASYTFKHFPDSQYGEWFGYLDRFGKVTHRFKGGPYKGCFHVPRALWLCWKKLKAMESLSL, from the coding sequence ATGACACCCGAAACCATTACCCACTATCGCCAAAAGTTTGAAAAGGAATTGTTTGACCATGTGGTTCCCTTTTGGCTTAAGCATTCACCAGACGAAGCAAATGGCGGCTTTTTTAATTGTTTAGACCGCGATGGTAAGGTCTATGATACCCGAAAACACATTTGGTTGCAAGGCCGTGAAACATGGATGTTTAGTAAGCTCTACAACGATGTAGCGCCAAAATCCGAATGGCTGCACATGGCCGATCTTGGTGCAAAATTCCTTCGTGAGAAAGCCATTCAGCCCGATGGTCGGGTGTATTTTTCTATGACCGCAGACGGAAAACCTGTCTATTTACAACGCAAAATCTTCTCGGAGTGCTTCTATATCATGGCCCTCGCGGAGTATAGCCGCGCCACCAAACGTCCTGAAATACTGGAAGAAGCCCGCGAGGAATTAGAAAAAGTCTGGGATTGGGCGTTTGACTGGACCAAAGTAGGCCGTCCGGTTTATGAAGGGGCAACGCCTATGAGGATGCTGGCCGTGCCCATGATCCTGCTAAACCTCATCGAAGAAGTGGCGGGCAACGATATCGCTCCGTTTATGCCCAAAATAGAAGCCTGCATCAGTCAAATGCGCCTGCACATCCACGAAGAGGTACAAACGGTTTTTGAAAATGTAGCCCCAGATGGAAGCCGTGTGGATAGCCCCGACGGGCGCTTGCTGAATCCGGGGCACGCCATCGAGGCGGGATGGTTCCTTCAACACTGGGCACAGCGCCTTGAGCGTCCCGAATTACAGGACGTTGCCATACAGATGGTGCGGTGGTCGCATGATGCGGGCTGGGACCATGAATACGGTGGATTGTACTATTTCTTGGATGCAGAAGGCTATTCTCCGATGGCACTCGAATGGAACATGAAACTCTGGTGGCCCCACTGCGAAGCGATGTATGCCCACTTGCTAAATTATAGCCTGACGGGTGCAGTGGAAGACCTGAAACGCTTTGAGGAAACAGCCTCCTATACGTTTAAACACTTCCCCGATTCCCAATATGGTGAATGGTTTGGTTACTTGGACCGGTTTGGAAAGGTTACACACCGTTTCAAAGGAGGGCCTTATAAAGGTTGCTTTCACGTTCCTCGTGCGCTCTGGTTGTGCTGGAAAAAACTAAAAGCAATGGAGTCCCTCTCTTTATGA